A genome region from Crossiella equi includes the following:
- a CDS encoding sensor histidine kinase: MPRNRLGAGRPVRWRHRMVVRLLAATAVVGAATVAVTGWLTAVGTTDALRAEAGQTLADDAHIYDVLLGHAATHADWNGVGDVVADLARDTGRRVVLTNRDRTVLADSAPDEPLPRKSASNLDALDVNVALAEVESLDGIDYRAVGPYRLSAGEKAESARRAKAIADCLRRAGAEPEVLVLPTGRSVVPPEDEVGCGLEDQEPAPSEAKALAHLNAMVDACLAQRGARPVRLSLELDGTIQYPADRNGDNDVVLCVQENRGHQLTGTVAPPALLFLADPPGAAWYTGIGLWPLVLAGAVVLLVMLAVSAVLAARLLRPVHALAETAQRMRDGDHSARVEVRDQGETGRLAELFNDLSEHLERVERQRRDMIGDISHELRSPLTTLRGWLEAAADGQRPMEPALVNVLLDETLTLQQLIDDLQDLALAEAGQLSLHSQPLAAADVLRSVAVANQAAADELGLALVVDAPEDLVVHADPVRLRQMVANLTSNALRHTARGGRVVLSARAEGAETVITVADNGSGIEPEELPRVFDRFWRAEQSRSRRTGGSGLGLVIVRRLVEAHGGSVTATSTPGEGSAFSLRLASASGTPAVPPG, from the coding sequence ATGCCCCGTAACCGACTGGGTGCGGGCCGCCCGGTCCGCTGGCGGCACCGCATGGTGGTGCGCCTGCTCGCCGCGACCGCGGTGGTCGGCGCGGCCACGGTCGCGGTCACCGGCTGGCTCACCGCCGTGGGCACCACCGACGCGCTGCGCGCCGAGGCGGGCCAGACCCTTGCCGACGACGCGCACATCTACGACGTGCTGCTGGGCCACGCCGCCACGCACGCGGACTGGAACGGTGTCGGCGACGTGGTGGCCGACCTGGCCCGGGACACCGGCCGCCGGGTGGTGCTGACCAACCGGGACCGCACGGTGCTGGCCGACTCCGCCCCGGACGAGCCGCTGCCCCGCAAGTCCGCGTCCAACCTGGACGCACTCGACGTCAACGTGGCGCTGGCCGAGGTCGAGTCCCTGGACGGCATCGACTACCGCGCGGTCGGCCCGTACCGGCTCAGCGCGGGGGAGAAGGCCGAGAGCGCCCGGCGGGCCAAGGCCATCGCCGACTGCCTTCGCCGCGCCGGCGCCGAGCCGGAGGTCCTCGTGCTGCCCACCGGGCGTTCGGTGGTACCGCCGGAGGACGAGGTGGGCTGCGGGCTGGAGGACCAGGAGCCCGCCCCGTCCGAGGCCAAGGCCCTGGCCCACCTCAACGCCATGGTTGACGCCTGCCTGGCCCAGCGCGGCGCGCGCCCGGTGCGGCTGAGCCTGGAGCTGGACGGCACGATCCAGTACCCCGCCGACCGCAACGGCGACAACGACGTGGTGCTGTGCGTGCAGGAGAACCGCGGCCACCAGCTCACCGGCACGGTCGCCCCGCCCGCGCTGCTCTTCCTCGCCGACCCGCCCGGCGCGGCCTGGTACACCGGCATCGGGCTGTGGCCGCTGGTCCTGGCCGGGGCCGTGGTGCTGCTGGTCATGCTCGCGGTCAGCGCGGTGCTGGCCGCCCGCCTGCTGCGCCCGGTGCACGCGCTGGCCGAGACCGCGCAGCGCATGCGCGACGGCGACCACAGCGCGCGCGTGGAGGTGCGCGACCAGGGCGAGACCGGGCGGCTGGCGGAGCTGTTCAACGACCTGTCCGAGCACCTGGAACGCGTGGAACGCCAGCGCCGGGACATGATCGGTGACATCTCGCACGAGCTGCGCAGCCCGCTGACCACGCTGCGCGGCTGGCTGGAGGCCGCCGCGGACGGCCAGCGCCCCATGGAACCCGCGCTGGTGAACGTGCTGCTCGACGAGACCCTGACCCTGCAACAGCTCATCGACGACCTGCAGGACCTGGCGCTGGCCGAGGCCGGTCAGCTCAGCCTGCACTCGCAGCCGCTGGCCGCCGCCGACGTGCTGCGCAGCGTCGCGGTCGCCAACCAGGCCGCCGCCGACGAGCTGGGGCTGGCGCTTGTGGTGGACGCGCCGGAGGACCTGGTGGTGCACGCCGACCCGGTGCGGCTGCGGCAGATGGTCGCCAACCTGACCAGCAACGCCCTGCGGCACACCGCGCGCGGCGGCCGGGTGGTGCTGTCCGCGCGGGCCGAGGGCGCGGAGACGGTGATCACGGTGGCGGACAACGGGTCCGGCATCGAGCCCGAGGAGCTGCCGCGCGTGTTCGACCGGTTCTGGCGGGCCGAGCAGTCCCGCAGCCGCCGCACGGGCGGCAGCGGGCTGGGCCTGGTGATCGTGCGGCGGCTGGTCGAGGCGCACGGCGGTTCGGTCACCGCGACCAGCACCCCCGGCGAGGGCTCGGCGTTCAGCCTGCGACTGGCCAGCGCGTCAGGTACTCCTGCCGTGCCGCCAGGCTGA
- a CDS encoding response regulator transcription factor codes for MCAHILVAEDDPRQAELLTFQFERAGHTVTVADNGHSALRAVRARRPDLLVLDLMLPEVAGLEVCASLRAEYDLPVLMLTARSTEDDLLKGFAAGVDDYLTKPYSPRELMARVRALLWRGRHTSAPPDPRLRVGALVVDPARHEVTVHGRAVDCAAAEFRVLAVLAAQPGRVFERRELIQEVFGHEFVTERAIDVHIMNLRKKIERSPRHPEYLLTVYGVGYKMASLPDAP; via the coding sequence ATGTGTGCCCACATCCTCGTCGCGGAGGACGACCCCCGGCAGGCCGAGCTGCTGACCTTCCAGTTCGAGCGCGCGGGGCACACCGTCACGGTGGCCGACAACGGGCACAGCGCGCTGCGCGCGGTGCGCGCCCGGCGGCCGGACCTGCTGGTGCTGGACCTGATGCTGCCCGAGGTCGCGGGACTGGAGGTCTGCGCCTCACTGCGCGCCGAGTACGACCTGCCGGTGCTCATGCTCACCGCTCGCAGCACCGAGGATGACCTGCTGAAAGGCTTCGCCGCCGGGGTCGACGACTACCTCACCAAGCCCTACAGCCCGCGCGAGCTGATGGCCCGCGTGCGCGCCCTGCTGTGGCGGGGCAGGCACACCAGCGCACCCCCGGACCCGCGCCTGCGCGTGGGCGCCCTGGTGGTCGACCCGGCCCGGCACGAGGTCACCGTGCACGGGCGCGCGGTGGACTGCGCGGCGGCCGAGTTCCGGGTGCTCGCGGTGCTGGCCGCGCAACCCGGCAGGGTGTTCGAGCGGCGCGAACTGATTCAAGAGGTTTTTGGACACGAATTCGTGACCGAACGTGCTATCGACGTGCACATCATGAACCTGCGCAAGAAGATCGAGCGCTCCCCGCGCCACCCGGAGTACCTGCTCACCGTCTACGGCGTGGGCTACAAGATGGCCAGCCTGCCCGATGCCCCGTAA
- the fabI gene encoding enoyl-ACP reductase FabI, translated as MTGLLEGKKLLITGVITEASIAFHTARIAQEQGAQVVLTGFGRLRLVERIASRLPVPAPVIELDVTNQEHLDGLSEKVAEHLPHLDGVLHSIGYAPPSCLADPYLDVPWEDVSVAVHTSAYSLKALAKATLPLLGRGSSIVGMDFDARVAWSSYNWMGFAKAALENCAKYLAKELGPEGIRVNLVAAGPLETMAAKSIPGYHEFSTAWQEAAPLGWDVTDREPAAKAVCALLSDWFPATTGSMVMVDGGAHAIGA; from the coding sequence TTGACCGGGTTACTCGAAGGAAAGAAACTGCTGATCACAGGCGTGATCACGGAGGCGTCCATCGCCTTCCACACCGCCAGGATCGCACAGGAGCAGGGCGCCCAAGTGGTGCTGACAGGTTTCGGCCGCCTGCGCCTGGTCGAGCGCATCGCCTCCCGGCTTCCGGTGCCCGCGCCGGTGATCGAGCTGGACGTGACCAACCAGGAGCACCTGGACGGCCTGTCGGAGAAGGTCGCCGAGCACCTGCCGCACCTGGACGGCGTGCTGCACTCCATCGGCTACGCTCCCCCGTCCTGCCTGGCCGACCCGTACCTGGACGTGCCCTGGGAAGACGTGTCGGTGGCCGTGCACACCTCGGCGTACTCGCTGAAAGCGCTCGCCAAGGCCACCCTGCCGCTGCTGGGCCGCGGCTCGTCCATCGTGGGCATGGACTTCGACGCCCGCGTGGCGTGGAGCTCCTACAACTGGATGGGCTTCGCCAAGGCCGCTCTGGAGAACTGCGCCAAGTACCTGGCCAAGGAGCTCGGCCCGGAGGGCATCCGGGTCAACCTGGTCGCGGCCGGTCCACTGGAGACCATGGCGGCCAAGTCCATCCCGGGCTACCACGAGTTCAGCACCGCGTGGCAGGAAGCCGCCCCGCTGGGCTGGGACGTGACCGACCGCGAGCCCGCCGCCAAGGCCGTCTGCGCACTGCTCTCCGACTGGTTCCCGGCCACCACCGGGTCCATGGTCATGGTTGACGGTGGCGCCCACGCCATCGGTGCCTGA
- a CDS encoding GntR family transcriptional regulator: MTGEGTRRLPVLAGRQVLADGVHEQIRALILNHGIEPGERVNIDEVARELDVSGTPVREALARLESEGLVSRVALRGYRTTPLLTRKEVADLYGLRLLLEPPSAAAAARAMTPAHAAALEAELATCPRAPGDSSYKGYRALSAHDQRLHELVLVIAGNEAVRQAFGRTHCHLHLFRLSYQQPAGEQTIEEHRRLVTALAAGKAAEARKAMTEHLEVARDRLLAKL, encoded by the coding sequence GTGACAGGGGAGGGGACCCGGAGACTGCCCGTGCTGGCGGGCCGCCAGGTGCTGGCCGACGGGGTGCACGAGCAGATCCGCGCGCTGATCCTCAACCACGGCATCGAGCCGGGCGAGCGGGTGAACATCGACGAGGTGGCCAGGGAGCTGGACGTCTCGGGCACCCCGGTGCGCGAGGCGCTGGCCCGCCTGGAGTCGGAGGGCCTGGTCAGCCGGGTGGCGCTGCGGGGCTACCGCACCACCCCCCTGCTGACCCGCAAGGAGGTCGCCGACCTGTACGGCCTGCGCCTGCTGCTGGAACCACCGAGCGCCGCCGCGGCGGCCCGGGCGATGACCCCGGCGCACGCGGCGGCGCTGGAGGCCGAGCTGGCCACCTGTCCGAGGGCCCCGGGCGACTCCAGCTACAAGGGCTACCGGGCACTGTCGGCCCACGACCAGCGCCTGCACGAGCTGGTCTTGGTGATCGCGGGCAACGAGGCGGTTCGCCAGGCCTTCGGCCGCACGCACTGCCACCTGCACCTGTTCCGGCTGTCCTACCAGCAGCCCGCGGGGGAGCAGACCATCGAGGAACACCGCCGCCTGGTCACCGCCCTGGCGGCGGGCAAGGCGGCGGAGGCGAGGAAGGCGATGACCGAGCACCTGGAGGTCGCACGGGACCGGCTGCTCGCGAAGCTGTGA
- a CDS encoding alpha-galactosidase, whose translation MTRVDGRIVQLRAAGVSVVLDLRPEVPVLLHWGADLGALSEDGLTALADTSVPAVLNNALDAPRTLTVWPTEADGWSGTPGVTGHRAGRGTTPRVRLAEAEQTGSEVLLRLADEVSGVDVELRYHLDDAGVLGVRGTVTAHAGEAPYDLGGVSALLPLPRRATELLDFTGKWCRERTPQRSPLVHGAHVREVRRGKPGLDSPHLLLAGTPGFGFADGEVWAVHVAWSGNQRYLAEQLPEGAGAHAAVLGGGELLTPGEVRLGEGESYTSPECLFVFSDEGLDGVAARLHTRQRSLRPVGPRPLVLNTWEAVYFDHDLDRLLALAEAAAQVGVERLVLDDGWFGSRRDDTRGLGDWTVSEQMWPRGLGPLVERVRALGMQFGLWVEPEMVNLDSDLARAHPEWILGPSAGLGGTSRNQYVLNVAHPDAFEHVLGRLVALVEEYGIDYLKWDHNRELHEAVHRDPAGDRPGVRAQTLATYRLLDALKARFPALEIESCAGGGGRVDLGVLARTDRVWGSDCNDPVERQQIQRWTAQLIPPELIGAHVGARHSHTTSRDTDASFRFATALFGHAGIEADLTRCTPEELAAFTAWAALYKEFRPLLHSGRVVRADLPGEETLLHGVVGPDAALYCWARLASSPEGQSGRVPLPGLDSAAEYLVRVRTDLGLPATRQVRPPAWVESAIKDWVRLPGSVLGTAGLPLPTLDPQQALLLEVCRA comes from the coding sequence ATGACCAGGGTTGACGGGCGGATCGTCCAGCTGCGGGCGGCCGGGGTGAGCGTGGTGCTCGACCTGCGGCCGGAGGTGCCGGTGTTACTCCACTGGGGCGCCGACCTGGGCGCCCTGTCGGAGGACGGCCTGACCGCGCTGGCCGACACCTCGGTGCCCGCGGTGCTGAACAACGCACTGGACGCGCCGAGGACCCTCACCGTCTGGCCCACCGAGGCCGACGGCTGGTCCGGCACCCCGGGGGTCACCGGTCACCGGGCCGGTCGCGGCACCACACCCCGCGTGCGGCTGGCCGAGGCCGAGCAGACCGGCTCCGAGGTGCTGCTGCGCTTGGCCGACGAGGTGTCCGGAGTGGACGTCGAGCTGCGGTACCACCTGGACGACGCCGGGGTCCTGGGCGTGCGCGGCACGGTCACCGCGCACGCCGGGGAGGCGCCGTACGACCTCGGCGGGGTGAGCGCGCTGCTGCCGCTGCCGCGCCGGGCCACCGAGCTGCTGGACTTCACCGGCAAGTGGTGCCGCGAGCGCACCCCGCAGCGGTCCCCGCTGGTGCACGGCGCGCACGTGCGCGAGGTCCGGCGGGGCAAGCCCGGCCTGGACTCCCCGCACCTGCTGCTCGCGGGCACCCCCGGTTTCGGCTTCGCCGACGGTGAGGTGTGGGCGGTGCACGTGGCCTGGAGCGGCAACCAGCGCTACCTGGCCGAGCAGCTGCCCGAGGGCGCGGGCGCGCACGCGGCCGTGCTCGGCGGCGGCGAGCTGCTCACCCCGGGCGAGGTCCGGCTGGGCGAGGGCGAGAGCTACACCAGCCCGGAGTGCCTGTTCGTCTTCTCCGACGAGGGCCTGGACGGCGTCGCCGCCCGCCTGCACACCCGCCAGCGGTCGCTGCGCCCGGTCGGACCCCGGCCGCTGGTGCTCAACACGTGGGAGGCGGTGTACTTCGACCACGACCTGGACCGCCTGCTGGCCCTGGCCGAGGCCGCCGCGCAGGTCGGTGTGGAGCGCCTCGTCCTGGACGACGGCTGGTTCGGCAGCCGCCGCGACGACACCCGCGGCCTCGGCGACTGGACCGTGTCGGAACAGATGTGGCCGCGGGGCCTGGGCCCGCTGGTCGAGCGGGTACGGGCGCTGGGCATGCAGTTCGGGCTGTGGGTCGAGCCCGAGATGGTCAACCTGGACTCGGACCTGGCGCGGGCGCACCCGGAGTGGATCCTCGGGCCCAGCGCCGGGCTCGGCGGCACCTCGCGCAACCAGTACGTGCTCAACGTGGCCCACCCGGACGCCTTCGAGCACGTCCTGGGCAGGCTGGTCGCGCTCGTCGAGGAGTACGGCATCGACTACCTGAAGTGGGACCACAACCGCGAGCTGCACGAGGCCGTGCACCGCGACCCGGCGGGCGACCGGCCGGGCGTGCGGGCGCAGACCCTGGCCACCTACCGGCTGCTGGACGCGCTCAAGGCCCGCTTCCCCGCGCTGGAGATCGAGAGCTGCGCGGGCGGCGGCGGCCGGGTCGACCTGGGTGTCCTGGCCCGCACCGACCGGGTGTGGGGCTCGGACTGCAACGACCCGGTGGAGCGCCAGCAGATCCAGCGCTGGACCGCGCAGCTGATCCCGCCGGAGCTGATCGGCGCGCACGTCGGCGCCCGGCACAGCCACACCACCAGCCGCGACACCGACGCCTCGTTCCGGTTCGCCACCGCCCTGTTCGGGCACGCCGGTATTGAGGCCGACCTGACCAGGTGCACACCCGAGGAGCTGGCCGCCTTCACCGCGTGGGCCGCGCTGTACAAGGAGTTCCGCCCGCTGCTGCACTCCGGGCGCGTGGTGCGCGCGGACCTGCCCGGCGAGGAGACGCTCCTGCACGGTGTGGTCGGGCCGGACGCGGCGCTGTACTGCTGGGCACGGCTGGCCAGCTCGCCGGAGGGCCAGTCCGGGCGGGTGCCGCTGCCGGGCCTGGACTCGGCCGCGGAGTACCTCGTCCGGGTGCGGACCGACCTCGGCCTGCCGGCGACGCGCCAGGTCAGGCCGCCCGCGTGGGTAGAGTCCGCGATCAAGGACTGGGTGCGGCTGCCCGGCTCGGTGCTGGGCACGGCCGGACTGCCGCTGCCCACGCTCGACCCGCAGCAGGCCCTGCTGCTGGAAGTGTGCCGGGCATGA
- a CDS encoding ABC transporter substrate-binding protein, translating to MKSLAMALTALLGSVTALAGCSGGGDDGTVQWWTWDDRQAAAYQLCVPGFEAANPGVKVKISQYAVDDYFTKLTAGFVGGTAPDAFQNSVQFFQAYATQHQLLPLDELIASSGLDLGKYSVGVDSWKFTDGKQYALPLDWAAIGVYYNTDLVAKAGVSPEQIATMDWNPDDGGTFDKLVAKLSQDTKGVRGDQPGFDKDNVAVYGFGALAVRDFIGQTTWNSFVSTTGWRLGDTQNWPSRFNYDDPRFTKTMTWVKSLVDRGFSPKLGEFKSTSETDQLSSGKVAMNAGGSWAAATLAKLPGVKIGLAPTVLGPDHKTRAALSNSNGNTIWAGTKKAEQAWKWVSYQGSVECQKIAGAGGSFFPSIPEAMDGTAKSMAAQGVDLSVFTDALRNGALYPSPVYGNGAALQQTVEPLFEAYFSGARTADVFPEMTQKAAELLAKK from the coding sequence ATGAAGTCGCTCGCCATGGCCCTGACCGCGTTACTGGGCTCGGTCACCGCGTTGGCCGGGTGCTCCGGCGGCGGGGACGACGGCACCGTGCAGTGGTGGACCTGGGACGACCGCCAGGCCGCCGCCTACCAGCTGTGCGTGCCGGGCTTCGAGGCGGCCAACCCCGGGGTGAAGGTCAAGATCTCCCAGTACGCGGTGGACGACTACTTCACCAAGCTCACCGCGGGCTTCGTCGGCGGCACCGCGCCGGACGCCTTCCAGAACAGCGTGCAGTTCTTCCAGGCCTACGCCACCCAGCACCAGCTGCTGCCGCTGGACGAGCTCATCGCCTCCAGCGGCCTGGACCTGGGGAAGTACTCCGTCGGGGTGGACTCGTGGAAGTTCACCGACGGCAAGCAGTACGCGCTGCCGCTGGACTGGGCCGCGATCGGCGTCTACTACAACACCGACCTCGTCGCCAAGGCCGGGGTGAGTCCCGAGCAGATCGCCACCATGGACTGGAACCCCGACGACGGCGGCACCTTCGACAAGCTGGTGGCCAAGCTCAGCCAGGACACCAAGGGCGTGCGCGGCGACCAGCCCGGCTTCGACAAGGACAACGTCGCCGTCTACGGCTTCGGCGCGCTCGCGGTGCGCGACTTCATCGGCCAGACCACCTGGAACTCCTTCGTCTCCACCACCGGCTGGCGCCTGGGCGACACCCAGAACTGGCCGAGCCGGTTCAACTACGACGACCCGCGCTTCACCAAGACCATGACCTGGGTCAAGTCACTGGTCGACCGTGGCTTCTCCCCGAAGCTCGGCGAGTTCAAGTCCACCAGCGAGACCGACCAGCTCTCCTCCGGCAAGGTCGCGATGAACGCGGGCGGCTCCTGGGCCGCGGCCACCCTGGCCAAGCTGCCCGGGGTCAAGATCGGTCTGGCGCCGACCGTGCTCGGCCCCGACCACAAGACCCGCGCGGCGCTGTCCAACTCCAACGGCAACACCATCTGGGCCGGGACGAAGAAGGCCGAACAGGCCTGGAAGTGGGTGTCCTACCAGGGCTCGGTGGAGTGCCAGAAGATCGCGGGCGCGGGCGGCAGCTTCTTCCCGTCCATCCCCGAGGCCATGGACGGCACCGCGAAGAGCATGGCCGCGCAGGGAGTGGACCTGAGCGTGTTCACCGACGCGCTGAGGAACGGCGCCCTGTACCCCTCACCGGTCTACGGCAACGGTGCCGCCTTGCAGCAGACTGTGGAACCCTTGTTCGAGGCCTACTTCTCCGGGGCCCGGACCGCCGACGTGTTCCCGGAGATGACCCAGAAAGCGGCGGAACTGCTCGCGAAGAAGTGA
- a CDS encoding acetylxylan esterase gives MLTDLDHEALWHYRGDFTEPADFDAFWQTTLDAAREHDLAVRLRPVQAHLRTVEVHDVTFAGFGGHPIRGWLRVPRHRQGRLPAIVQFHGYGSGRGTPVEELVWSAAGYAHLVVDTRGQGGAHAGGATGDPVGTSWPSHPGFLTRGIEDEHTYFYRRVFTDAVRAVDAVRGLDVVDPARVAVVGNSQGGGIALAVAGLVPDVAALYAQAPFFADVRRALRVTGTQPYAELIGYLAAQRRHADRVFRTLGYFDGLAFAARATAPAWFSCGLRDDVVPPSTTFAAYHAYRGPKQIQAWEHNGHEAGGAEDTALVLAAFGSLLLHDTFALEEQR, from the coding sequence TTGCTGACCGACCTGGACCACGAAGCGCTGTGGCACTACCGCGGTGACTTCACCGAGCCCGCCGACTTCGACGCGTTCTGGCAGACCACCCTGGACGCCGCCCGTGAGCACGACCTGGCGGTGCGGCTGCGCCCGGTGCAGGCCCACCTGCGCACGGTCGAGGTGCACGACGTGACCTTCGCCGGGTTCGGCGGCCACCCGATCCGGGGCTGGCTGCGCGTACCGAGGCACCGCCAGGGCCGCCTGCCCGCGATCGTGCAGTTCCACGGCTACGGCAGCGGCCGGGGCACCCCGGTGGAGGAGCTGGTGTGGTCGGCGGCCGGGTACGCCCACCTCGTTGTGGACACCCGCGGCCAGGGCGGCGCGCACGCGGGCGGGGCCACCGGCGACCCGGTCGGCACCTCCTGGCCCAGCCACCCCGGGTTCCTGACCAGGGGCATCGAGGACGAGCACACCTACTTCTACCGCCGCGTGTTCACCGACGCGGTGCGTGCGGTGGACGCGGTGCGCGGGCTGGACGTGGTCGACCCCGCCCGGGTGGCGGTGGTCGGCAACAGCCAGGGCGGCGGCATCGCGCTCGCGGTGGCCGGACTGGTCCCGGACGTGGCCGCGCTGTACGCGCAGGCCCCGTTCTTCGCCGACGTGCGCCGCGCCCTGCGCGTCACCGGCACCCAGCCCTACGCCGAGCTGATCGGCTACCTCGCCGCGCAGCGCAGGCACGCCGACCGGGTGTTCCGCACCCTCGGCTACTTCGACGGCCTGGCCTTCGCCGCCCGCGCCACCGCGCCCGCCTGGTTCTCCTGCGGGCTGCGCGACGACGTGGTCCCGCCGTCGACGACCTTCGCCGCCTACCACGCCTACCGGGGGCCGAAGCAGATCCAGGCCTGGGAGCACAACGGGCACGAGGCGGGCGGCGCGGAGGACACCGCGCTCGTGCTCGCCGCCTTCGGTTCGCTGCTGCTGCACGACACTTTCGCACTGGAGGAACAACGATGA
- a CDS encoding glycosyl hydrolase family 95 catalytic domain-containing protein: MDLVLHWPAPAAHWTGAAPVGNGRLGAMVFGGTAAARVQLNDATVWSGTPDGPGTALAAVLDGGAGPDRLAEAREVLRAGEYRLAEELLMGFEGPYSQEFLPFGDLLLTLSGEAAYEGRQLNLHNGVVEERLTVDGHAVTRRTWASRPAGAVLVELDVTGGTLDCGLALTSPLRTVEHTATPDGLVLGIEVPVDGAPRHEPQVEHPLVYADTPPPGYDPFAALALCVRTDGMVSTVDGQLRVTGLTRLLATVTSSTSAADAWTGLPQRTRAEHLADATGRATRAAAGQATDLLAEHEADLRPLLAATTLCVGEHHPDRVDVAELLAGADDRLRATVLFQWGRYLLASASRPGSPPANLQGIWNDDPRPAWSSNYTININTQMNYWPAEPTGLAECHQPLFDLLDRLAVTGAEVASRLYGARGWVTHHNTDPWGYALPAGMGHGNPSWALWMLGGAWLVQHVWDHYEYTVDTGFLRERAWPLLRGCAEFCLDWLVESADGHLDTLPGTSPENLFLGPDGHPESLTYSPTMDLALIRAVFTRCLAAARVLDLADDPTCREIGAALPRLRPLPLTADGRLGEWARDLPEADPTHRHLSHLVTVYPLNQIDPATTPELARAALAVLDRRGNGAMGWSWAWKIALRARLGDGETAHALFREATRPFGGDVDHDAPTDGSEWGGLLPNLFSTHPPFQIDGNLGLTAALAELLVHSHGTAIHLLPALPRAWPDGEVTGLRCRGGVAISLRWRGGTLTDCEVRRLAGDTTTPVRLRYADRVAEIRLATGATARVDSLTMR; encoded by the coding sequence GTGGACCTGGTACTGCACTGGCCCGCACCGGCCGCACACTGGACCGGGGCCGCGCCCGTGGGCAACGGCCGCCTGGGCGCGATGGTCTTCGGCGGCACCGCCGCCGCCCGCGTGCAGCTCAACGACGCGACCGTGTGGTCGGGCACCCCGGACGGCCCGGGCACCGCGCTGGCCGCCGTGCTGGACGGCGGCGCGGGCCCGGACCGCCTGGCCGAGGCCCGCGAGGTGCTGCGCGCCGGGGAGTACCGCCTGGCCGAGGAGCTGCTGATGGGCTTCGAGGGCCCGTACAGCCAGGAGTTCCTGCCCTTCGGTGACCTGCTGCTCACCCTGTCCGGCGAAGCCGCCTACGAGGGCCGCCAGCTCAACCTGCACAACGGCGTGGTCGAGGAACGCCTGACCGTGGACGGCCACGCGGTGACCCGGCGCACCTGGGCCAGCCGCCCGGCGGGCGCGGTGCTGGTCGAGCTGGACGTCACCGGCGGCACCCTGGACTGCGGGCTCGCCCTGACCAGTCCACTCCGGACGGTCGAGCACACCGCCACCCCGGACGGCCTCGTACTGGGCATCGAGGTCCCGGTCGACGGCGCACCCCGGCACGAGCCCCAGGTCGAGCACCCGCTGGTCTACGCGGACACCCCGCCACCCGGCTACGACCCGTTCGCCGCGCTGGCCCTGTGCGTGCGCACCGACGGCATGGTGTCCACAGTGGATGGCCAGCTGCGGGTCACCGGCCTGACCCGGCTGCTGGCCACCGTGACCTCCTCGACCAGCGCGGCCGACGCCTGGACCGGCCTTCCCCAGCGCACCCGCGCCGAGCACCTGGCCGACGCCACCGGCCGCGCCACCCGGGCCGCCGCGGGGCAGGCCACCGACCTGCTGGCCGAGCACGAGGCCGACCTGCGCCCGCTGCTGGCCGCCACCACCCTGTGCGTGGGCGAGCACCACCCGGACCGGGTGGACGTGGCCGAGCTGCTCGCCGGTGCCGACGACCGGCTGCGCGCGACCGTGCTGTTCCAGTGGGGCCGCTACCTGCTGGCCTCGGCCTCCCGGCCCGGTTCGCCGCCCGCCAACCTCCAGGGCATCTGGAACGACGACCCGCGCCCGGCCTGGTCGTCGAACTACACGATCAACATCAACACCCAGATGAACTACTGGCCCGCCGAGCCCACCGGCCTGGCCGAGTGCCACCAGCCGCTGTTCGACCTGCTGGACCGCCTTGCCGTGACCGGTGCCGAGGTGGCGAGCCGCCTCTACGGCGCGCGCGGCTGGGTCACCCACCACAACACCGACCCCTGGGGCTACGCGCTCCCGGCCGGGATGGGCCACGGCAACCCGTCCTGGGCACTGTGGATGCTGGGCGGGGCCTGGCTGGTGCAGCACGTGTGGGACCACTACGAGTACACAGTGGACACCGGCTTCCTGCGCGAGCGGGCCTGGCCGCTGCTGCGCGGCTGTGCCGAGTTCTGCCTGGACTGGCTGGTGGAAAGCGCCGACGGCCACTTGGACACGCTGCCCGGCACGTCCCCGGAGAACCTGTTCCTGGGCCCGGACGGGCACCCCGAGTCGCTCACGTACTCGCCGACCATGGACCTGGCGCTGATCCGCGCGGTGTTCACCCGCTGCCTGGCCGCCGCACGCGTGCTGGACCTGGCGGACGACCCGACCTGCCGGGAGATCGGCGCCGCGCTGCCCCGGCTGCGGCCGTTGCCGCTGACCGCGGACGGCAGGCTGGGGGAGTGGGCGCGGGACCTGCCCGAGGCGGATCCGACGCACCGGCACCTGTCCCACCTGGTCACGGTCTACCCGCTCAACCAGATCGACCCGGCCACCACCCCCGAGCTGGCCCGCGCCGCGCTGGCCGTGCTGGACCGGCGTGGCAACGGCGCGATGGGCTGGTCCTGGGCGTGGAAGATCGCGCTGCGCGCCCGGCTCGGCGACGGCGAGACCGCGCACGCGTTGTTCCGCGAGGCCACCCGGCCCTTCGGCGGGGACGTCGACCACGACGCGCCCACCGACGGCTCGGAGTGGGGCGGCCTGCTGCCCAACCTGTTCAGCACGCACCCGCCGTTCCAGATCGACGGCAACCTCGGCCTGACCGCCGCCCTGGCCGAGCTGCTGGTGCACAGCCACGGCACGGCCATCCACCTGCTGCCCGCGCTGCCGCGGGCCTGGCCGGACGGCGAGGTCACCGGGCTGCGCTGCCGGGGCGGCGTCGCGATCTCCCTGCGCTGGCGCGGGGGCACCCTCACTGACTGCGAAGTCCGCCGCCTCGCGGGGGACACCACCACACCCGTCCGACTCCGCTACGCCGACCGCGTGGCCGAGATCCGCCTGGCGACCGGGGCCACCGCCCGGGTCGACTCCCTGACGATGAGGTGA